In Nodosilinea sp. PGN35, the genomic stretch GGAAACACCTGCTGGCCAAAGGGGGTGGTGAAAATCTCCACCTCCACCTGAAACACGTCCCGCAGGTTCTCGGCGGTGAGCACTTCAGCGGGCGGGCCGATCGCCCACAGGTGTCCCTGGCGCAGCATGGCCAGGCGATCGCAGTACCGCGCCGCCAGATTGATGTCGTGGAGCACCGTGACGATCGAGAGCCCCTGCTGGCGGTTGAGCCGCTTCAGCAGCTCCAACAGCTGGAGCTGATAGTGAATATCGAGAAACGTGGTGGGTTCGTCGAGCAGCAGCACCTGGGGGGCTTGGGCCAGGGCCAGGGCCAGGAAGGCGCGCTGGCGTTCACCGCCGGAGAGTTCGCTCACCGGGCGATCGCGGTAGGCCCCAAGCTCTGTCCAGGCCAGCGCCTGGGCTACCCGCTGCTGGCCCTCGGCGTCGAGGTCCCACTGCCACCAGCTCTGGTGGGGCGATCGCCCCAGGCTGACCAGCTGCTGTACCGTCAGCCCCTCGGGCAGGGTCTGCTGCTGGGGCAGCAGCGCCAGCGTTTGGGCCACGGCGGTGGGCGACAGGGCATGGATGTCGCGCCCCAGCAGCATCACCCGGCCCCCCTGGGGCTTGAGCACCCGGCTAAGCAGCCGCAGCAGCGTGGATTTACCGGAGCCGTTGGCCCCCACCAGGCACAGCCACTCCCCCGGCTCCACCGCCAGGTTGACCCCCTGGACAATCGGCTGGTTACCGTAGCCGCCGGAGAGATGGCGAGATTCTAAAGGTCGCGATTCTGGGGGCATATCAGCGTCCTCCCAGGGTGTTGCGGCGGTACAGCAGCCAGATGAACACGGGGGCACCCAAAAAGGCCGTCACCACCCCCACCGGCAGTTCCACCGGGCCGGCGCGCGCCACCAGATCCGCCGCCGCCAGCACCAGGGCACCCCCCAGGGCCGAAAAGGGCAGCACCAGCCGGTAGTCGGTGCCCACCAGCAGCCGCACCCCGTGGGGCACGATCAGCCCCACAAAGCCCACCAGCCCGGCGATGCTGGCGGCTCCGGCGGCCAGGAAGGTGGCCGCCGCGCCGATCCCCAGGCGCGATCGCACCAGGGAGGTGCCCAGCCCCACCGCCAGATCATCGCCCAGGTTCAGCAGGTTCACCTGGCGGGCCAGCAGACAGCCGACCACCAGGGCGACGACCATCGCCGGCCCCACCAGCCGCACCTCCGCCCAGCCCCGCCCGTTGAAGCTGCCGATCAGCCAGTTCAGCGCCGCCTGAATGCGGCCGTCCCGCGCCGTCAGCAGCAGCAGCGACTGGATTGCCCCAAACAACGAGCTAAAGGCCACCCCGCCCAGGATCAGCCGCTCCACCGACAGCCCGCCCCGGCTACAGGCCAGCAGGTAGACCAGGGCCGTGGTGGCGATCGCCCCCAGCCAGGCCCCCAGGGGCACCCACACCTGCCACAGCCCCAGGGTGACCACCAGCACCACCACCAGCCCCGCCCCGGAGGAAATGCCCAGCAAAAACGGGCTGGCCAGCCCGTTGCGCAGCATGCCCTGGAGCAGCGCCCCGGACACCCCCAGGGCAGCCCCCACCAGCAGCGCCGCCACCAGCCGGGGCAGGCGCAGATCCCACAGGATCACCTGGTGGGTGGGGTTGCCCTGGCGCAGCAGCGCCGCCCACAGTTCCGGCCCGCTCATCGGCACCGAGCCCTGGGTGAGCGACAGCCCCACCACCAGGAGCAGCCCCAGCAGCAGCAGCCCCAGGGCCAGGGGCGTACGATAGGGCGATCGCCGGGGGCGCACTTGAGGTTTAGGGGGTCGAGTCAGGGTCACCATCCGCTAAAGTCCCGCAGCATTTTCTTAATTTCCAGGTTGTGCAGCTCCTCCTGGCCGATCTTGGTGCGGGCGTATTCCTCCAGGTAAATGCTGGCGTCTTCTACTAGGTCTAGCAGCTGCTTGTACATGGCCAGGGCCTTTTGCTCGTGGTTGAGGCTCTCTTGCAGCAGGTCGCGCACGCCGTGGCGGTGGGTCTCTTCAATGGGGGCAATGCGCTGGCTGGGGTGCCCCTCCAGCCCGGTGATGATCTCCCCTGCCTCCTGGGCGTGCAGCAGCGACTCCCCCGCCTGGGCCTTGAAAAAATCCACAATCGGAATCCGGTATGGCCCCGTCACCATCAATGAGTAGTGGGTGTAGCGCACCACCCCCGCCAGCTCAAACTCCATAATCTGGTTGAGTAACTCTGTCGTCGCCCGCGTATCCAGGTCTTGCATTGTTCTAACTCTCGTCACTTCCTAGCAAACCCACGGCAATGCATCTGCCGCCCAATGTCACCCATGAAGTTTGTTGAGAATTGGTATCATTAGCATTAACCTCTTTTGAGAGTGCAATGTCAAGATAACCCACAGTGCTACTGGTGCAGTGGTAGTCCAGCCGAGTTGATCGATATCGCCACTGCTCCTGGCATGGTTCTTGCCCGGTGCACGGCTGCGCCCACAGACCCTGCGGGGATGGCGAGACATTAGATCTATTCAGTCACGCTCCAGCACAGCACCCGCTCTGGAGCCAAATGCACATACCAGGGCATGGGCTGCTGCTTCCAGGTCTGCCACAGCTCCTTAGGCAATTCTGCTTGCAGGTGGTAATTCGCCCTGGGCTCCAAGCCGTCTGCCCGCTCTGGGCGACCATTGAGCTTGAGAAACAGGGTCACCCGGTGGGGTGTTTCGCTGGTGGAGACTACCCAGCCGGGAAAGGTGTTGGGCAGCTGCGGGGTTTTGACAAAGGCAATGTGGTGAGCTCGAAATCCTACCTGACTGAGGCCAGGGGGGATGGGCTCCACCACCTCCAGCACGCAGTTCCAGTCTTCAGCCTGGATGGTTGTGGGCGATAGCCTGGTGGCCCTAGAAAAATTCTTGCAGCCGGTGATCTGGGCTGCGATCGCACTGCCCGGCCGCTCAAACACCGCATGCTTTGTGCCAGAGGCAACAGGCTGCCCTGCCGCCATCACCATAATCTGGGGGCACACCCGAAACACCTCCTCCAGATTATGGGTGACAAACAGTGTCACCCCGCCATAGCCCGCCAGTGTCTCGATCAACTGCTGCTCTACCTGGCTGCGCAGGTAGGTATCTAGCGCCGAGAGCGGTTCATCTAGCAACAGCACCTCTGGGGCTATGGCCAGGGCGCGGGCAAAGGCCACCCGCTGCTGCTGTCCCCCGGAGATCTGATCGGGGTAGCGATCGCCCAGACCTTGTAGCTGCATCGTCGCCAACCAGCCACTCACCCGCTGCATCCGCTCCCCCCTGGGCAAGTCCTGTAAGCCAAAGCCAATATTCTCAGCCACAGTCAAATGGGGAAACAGCGCGTAGGTTTGAAACAACAGCCCCACTCGCCGCCGATGGCTGGGCAAGTTGATCCCCGCCTCGCTGTCGAAAAGCACTCGATTATTCAGCACAATTCGCCCGCTGGCCGGAGTCTCTACCCCGGCAATGCACCGCAGCGTCATCGACTTGCCCGAGCCCGATGCACCGAGAATGCCCAGCGGCTCAGCGCCAACCTCAAAGGAAACCTCTAGGGGAAAGGTGGCCAGAGGTTTATAGATCGTGACGTGCAGAGATGGGGGAACGGAGGAGCGGGGGAACGGGGGCGGCGCAGGGGTCAGCTCTAACCCGGGGGGGAGAAAGGCTGCCTTTTGAGCAGCAGGGTAAACCGTTTGAGGAGCCAATGCCCATGGGCGCTTAACCCCATCCCCTCCTAGACTGGGTTGGGCCAGGTCTCGCCCGGTCTCAGGCAGCACAGTATTTGCCCGGCAATGGCGCTGGGCCTGCCACAGATTTGCGCCAACAATCCCTGAGAGCGACACCATCAAAATAATCGCCACCCATAGCCAGGCTTCATTCATTGCCCCGGCTTCTACCGCAAAGTAGATCGCCATCGGCATTGTCTGAGTCCGTCCCGGAATGTTGCCCGCCACCATCAGCGTCGCCCCAAATTCGCCCAGGGCGCGGGCAAAGGCCAGGGTGAGGCCCGCCAGCAGCCCCGGCACCGACAGCGGCAGCAAAATGCGCCAAAAAATTCGTCCCTCCCTGGCCCCCAGGGTGCGTGCCACCTGGATCAGCGTCGGGTCAATCTGCTCAAAGGCCCCCAGGGTGGTGCGATACATCAGAGGGAACGCCACCACGGTGGCGGCGATGACCGCCCCGTACCAGGTAAAGATGAGGTTGATGCCGAGCGATCGCAGCCCCTGCCCCAGCGGCCCGCTGCGGCCCAGCACCAGCAGCAGCAAAAAGCCTACCACCGTCGGCGGCAGCACCAGCGGAGCCACCAAAACTCCCTCAATCAGCGATTTCCCCGGCCCCCGATAGCCCAGCATCCAGTAGGCGGCGGCAAGGCCTGAAAAAAAGGCAACCACCGTAGCCAGTCCGGCCACCTTTAGAGAAATCCACAGAGGCGATAGCTCTAAGGCCATAGGGGTTAGTTCAGCAGGGTAAAGCCAAAGTCTTCAAACACCGCCCCCGCCGCATCGCTGGCCAGGTAGTCGAGAAAGGTGCGGGCGGCTTCTGGACTAGCGGCATCGCCCACGATCGCCACCGGATAGACAATTGGGTCGTGCAGATCTTCAGCCGCCGTCGCCACCACCGTCACCTGCTCTGAAATGGCCGCATCGGTAGCGTAGACAATGCCCGCATCCACATTGCCCGACTCAACGGCGGCGAGCACCCCCCGCACGTTGTTGGCAAAAACCAGCTTGGGCTGAAGGTCTGTCAAAATGCCCAGATTGCTCAGCACCTGCTCAGCATACTGTCCGGCGGGCACACTGCGAAACTCACCCACTGAAACCCGCTCTACCTCGCTCCGGGTCAGCTCAGGGAAGGCGGTCAGGCCCAGGGTAGAGTCGTTGGGGGCAATTAGCACTAGGCGGTTGCCCAGCAGATCTATGGAGGTATTGGGCAGCAGCAGATCTTGCTCTTCGAGGGCATCCATTTGCTGCACCCCGGCAGAAATAAAGACATCCACAGGGGCACCCTGCTCAATCTGCTGTTGCAGCGCACCGGAAGAGCCAAAGTTATAGTTGATGGCGATATCGGAGTGCTCCGCTTCAAAATTGGTTTGCACCACCGCTAGGGCATCTTGAAGGCTGGCTGCCGCCGAAACCAGCAGCGTGGTCTGGGCCGCACTGCCCCCAGAAATCTCAGGCTGACAGGCCGTGCCCAGAGAGAGGCTCAGCCCAAAGGCAACCATCAGCGCTAGAAAATTACGTCTTTTTATCATCTTTATAGAAGATGAGAACTGATCCACCGCGCCACAGTGACAGCGAGCCGTACTGCAATTGCAAACAGAATACCAACCGAGTTGGTATTTGACTATGCCCTACCCTGAGTTTTGCTATGCCCCGAAAAAGTCAAGGATGGATTACCTTTCAGGCCTCGGCGGCGGAGCGCCAGATACTGGATGACTACTGCCAGCGTAACCAGCGCTCCAAAACCGATATTCTGCGAGAATTGGTGCGGGGCCTAGAACAACGCGACGGGGAATTGCAGGCAGAGTCGGCAACTGCGGTGCCCTTCACAACGGAGCCGCCAGAGCCGAGCAGTTTGCAGGTCAAACAGGACTTTGCCATCAGCGCCCGCAACCTGCTGCGCACAACCGTAACGGCGATCGCCTCGGACGGCGTCAATGTCGAACTCACCCTCACCGCTGCTCCTGGGGTTGAGGTAATTGCCATGGTCACCCTGGCCTCGGTGAAGCGCTTGAATCTGGCCGAAGGCAAAGAGGTCTACGCGGTGATTAAGGCCAACAGTGTGATGGTCGCGGCGGTCGCACCCTAGCAGACTGCCAGGCTAAAGATGACGGGTCAGTGGGGTATAGGGTTTGAGGTTGCAGGTTCAAGGCGAGCCGTAGACCGTAGACCTTGCGCCCCGCACCCAGAACGGCTGGCCCCTGTCAAAATCAGCTTGGTCAAGTATTAGTCGTCAGTCAAGTCAAATGTGACGGATTAACGGGTTGCGGGGGGTTCTCACCAGCTTGTAGGGCAGTGCTCCCACCTGGTTAGAGGCGACCCCAGACCTATTTGAGCAACCCGCAGTCTCTCCCTTGCCCTGCGGCGTTGGCCCCGCAGACCCTAGCGCCATGGCCAGAGTGGCTGGAACAGGATCGATTTGCTGGCGGGCTTACCGAACAGGATTTCGCCTCAGCATGAGCCAGATCAGCACCGGGGCCCCGATCAGAGCCGTGACGGCGTTGAGGGGCAAGATCACCTGGCTGCCGGGCAGTTGGGCGACGCCGTCGGCCACCAGGGCCAGAAGTGCGCCGAGTAGGATCGAGGCGGGCACCAGCACGCGGTGGTCGAGGGTGCGAAACAGCGCCCGCCCCAGGTGGGGAACAGCTACGCCTAAAAAGGCGATCGGGCCGCAGAAGGCGGTGACCGTACCGGCTAACAGCGATGAGCTGACGATCAGGTACAGGCGCGTCAGCTGGATCGACAGCCCCAGGCTGAGGGCCTGCTCTTCACCCAGCAGCAGTAGGTTGAGCGGTTTGCAGGCCAGGTAGGCCAGCCCCAGCCCCAGGGCAATGATCGGCAGCAGCACGGGGATCTGCTGCCAGGTCACGCCTGCGAAGCTGCCAAAGGTCCAGCTTAGGTAGGCCAGGGCCTGATCAACCTGGCTGAAGTGCAGCAGGATGGTCACCAGGGCGGTGGTGGTGTAGCCCAGCATCAGCCCAAAGATCAGCAGCGCCAGGGAACTTCTCACCCGCTGGGCGACCAGCAGCACCAGGCCCATGGTGGCGGTGGCTCCCAGGCTGGCGGCGGCCACCAGGCTAATCTGGCCGAGCCACCCCGCCGCCCCGCTGCCGGTGAGCACCACCAGGGCGGCCCCCAAACTGGCCCCGGCATTGATGCCTAAGATCGACGGCCCGGCCAGGGGATTGCGAAACAGGGCTTGCAGCTGGAGACCGCTAATCGCCAGGGCCGACCCGGCGGCCATTGCGGCGATCGCCCTGGGCAGGCGAAATTGCAGCACGATCGCCTGCCAGGACGCTCTGGCGGGTTCCCCCCCCAGCAAAATGGTGACCACCTGCGAGGGCGGAATCGAAACCGACCCCAGGGCCAGGCTGGCCAGAAAGACAGCCATCAGCAAAATGCCCAGACCGAGCAGACCCATCTGCCGAGGGGGGAAGGGGTGGGGTGGTGGGCGGGTGGCGGGGTGCATGGGTGAGGGGCGGGTAGGGGCAGACCTATGTGTCTGCCCTGGGGGAATGGATGGAAGGGAGGATCAGGTGGGGGCCGGGGAAGGAACCCGTCGGATTTCGGTGTGGTAGCTGCCGCTGGGGTGGAGGGTGAGGAGCCGGAAGCCAGGCCAGTGGTGATCGGGCGTTGGGGTGGAGGGGGTGACCTGGAGGCCGGTGGAGGGGCACCCATAGCAGGCGATCGCCCCGGTCTGAGTTTGCAGGGGGCGATGAAAAGCCTGGTGAATGTGGCCAAACAGAATCAGCTGCACCTGGCTGAAGCCGTTGAGTAAAGCCAGCAGAGCGTCGGCGTTTTGCACCTGCATTTGGTCGAGCCAGTCGATGCCGGTGGGCACCGGGTGGTGGTGCAGGGCCAGGGCGGTGGGTTGATGGCGGTGCCGGGTCAGCTCGGTGCGCAGCGATCGCAGGGTAGCGGGGGCCAGAGCCCCTTCGCCAAACTGCGCCCCCGGCAGTACCGAGTTGAGCAGCAGCAGTCGCCAACTGCCCAAATCAATCGACTCCAGCCCCTGCCGCTGGGGGCCACGGTATTGAGTTCCCTGGAGTATCGCTTGCGCGGTGGCATCGTCGTCGTGGTTACCGGGTACCCAGTAGACGGGCAGATGGAGGGGGGCGATCGCCTCCCTCAGCTGCTCATAGGCGGCGCGATCGCCCCGATCGGCCAGGTCGCCGGTCAGCAGCAGTCCATCGGGCTGGCACTGCGCCACCTCGCGCAGCACAGACCGAAAGCTCTGCCAGGGGTTGCAGCCGCGCAGTTGGGCGGTGGGGTCGGTGAGCAGGTGGGTGTCGGTGATTTGGGCGAGGGTGAGGGGCATAGGGGTGGGGGGGGGAGGGCATTTGAACGTTCGAACGTTTGAACGTTGGATGGGGGTTAGGGGGTGAGGGGTTGGTAGTAGATGAGGGTGTGGTTGGGTAGTAGGTCGGGGTGGAGAATTTTGATCAGATCGGCCAGTACCCAGTGGGGGTT encodes the following:
- a CDS encoding ABC transporter ATP-binding protein, which translates into the protein MPPESRPLESRHLSGGYGNQPIVQGVNLAVEPGEWLCLVGANGSGKSTLLRLLSRVLKPQGGRVMLLGRDIHALSPTAVAQTLALLPQQQTLPEGLTVQQLVSLGRSPHQSWWQWDLDAEGQQRVAQALAWTELGAYRDRPVSELSGGERQRAFLALALAQAPQVLLLDEPTTFLDIHYQLQLLELLKRLNRQQGLSIVTVLHDINLAARYCDRLAMLRQGHLWAIGPPAEVLTAENLRDVFQVEVEIFTTPFGQQVFPIAASAPSPAVEGSPRAELEAAGDRPHPSLTPP
- a CDS encoding iron ABC transporter permease, with amino-acid sequence MVTLTRPPKPQVRPRRSPYRTPLALGLLLLGLLLVVGLSLTQGSVPMSGPELWAALLRQGNPTHQVILWDLRLPRLVAALLVGAALGVSGALLQGMLRNGLASPFLLGISSGAGLVVVLVVTLGLWQVWVPLGAWLGAIATTALVYLLACSRGGLSVERLILGGVAFSSLFGAIQSLLLLTARDGRIQAALNWLIGSFNGRGWAEVRLVGPAMVVALVVGCLLARQVNLLNLGDDLAVGLGTSLVRSRLGIGAAATFLAAGAASIAGLVGFVGLIVPHGVRLLVGTDYRLVLPFSALGGALVLAAADLVARAGPVELPVGVVTAFLGAPVFIWLLYRRNTLGGR
- a CDS encoding bacterioferritin, with translation MQDLDTRATTELLNQIMEFELAGVVRYTHYSLMVTGPYRIPIVDFFKAQAGESLLHAQEAGEIITGLEGHPSQRIAPIEETHRHGVRDLLQESLNHEQKALAMYKQLLDLVEDASIYLEEYARTKIGQEELHNLEIKKMLRDFSGW
- the modB gene encoding molybdate ABC transporter permease subunit; its protein translation is MALELSPLWISLKVAGLATVVAFFSGLAAAYWMLGYRGPGKSLIEGVLVAPLVLPPTVVGFLLLLVLGRSGPLGQGLRSLGINLIFTWYGAVIAATVVAFPLMYRTTLGAFEQIDPTLIQVARTLGAREGRIFWRILLPLSVPGLLAGLTLAFARALGEFGATLMVAGNIPGRTQTMPMAIYFAVEAGAMNEAWLWVAIILMVSLSGIVGANLWQAQRHCRANTVLPETGRDLAQPSLGGDGVKRPWALAPQTVYPAAQKAAFLPPGLELTPAPPPFPRSSVPPSLHVTIYKPLATFPLEVSFEVGAEPLGILGASGSGKSMTLRCIAGVETPASGRIVLNNRVLFDSEAGINLPSHRRRVGLLFQTYALFPHLTVAENIGFGLQDLPRGERMQRVSGWLATMQLQGLGDRYPDQISGGQQQRVAFARALAIAPEVLLLDEPLSALDTYLRSQVEQQLIETLAGYGGVTLFVTHNLEEVFRVCPQIMVMAAGQPVASGTKHAVFERPGSAIAAQITGCKNFSRATRLSPTTIQAEDWNCVLEVVEPIPPGLSQVGFRAHHIAFVKTPQLPNTFPGWVVSTSETPHRVTLFLKLNGRPERADGLEPRANYHLQAELPKELWQTWKQQPMPWYVHLAPERVLCWSVTE
- the modA gene encoding molybdate ABC transporter substrate-binding protein, producing the protein MKRRNFLALMVAFGLSLSLGTACQPEISGGSAAQTTLLVSAAASLQDALAVVQTNFEAEHSDIAINYNFGSSGALQQQIEQGAPVDVFISAGVQQMDALEEQDLLLPNTSIDLLGNRLVLIAPNDSTLGLTAFPELTRSEVERVSVGEFRSVPAGQYAEQVLSNLGILTDLQPKLVFANNVRGVLAAVESGNVDAGIVYATDAAISEQVTVVATAAEDLHDPIVYPVAIVGDAASPEAARTFLDYLASDAAGAVFEDFGFTLLN
- a CDS encoding molybdopterin-binding protein, which translates into the protein MPRKSQGWITFQASAAERQILDDYCQRNQRSKTDILRELVRGLEQRDGELQAESATAVPFTTEPPEPSSLQVKQDFAISARNLLRTTVTAIASDGVNVELTLTAAPGVEVIAMVTLASVKRLNLAEGKEVYAVIKANSVMVAAVAP
- a CDS encoding iron ABC transporter permease, with amino-acid sequence MHPATRPPPHPFPPRQMGLLGLGILLMAVFLASLALGSVSIPPSQVVTILLGGEPARASWQAIVLQFRLPRAIAAMAAGSALAISGLQLQALFRNPLAGPSILGINAGASLGAALVVLTGSGAAGWLGQISLVAAASLGATATMGLVLLVAQRVRSSLALLIFGLMLGYTTTALVTILLHFSQVDQALAYLSWTFGSFAGVTWQQIPVLLPIIALGLGLAYLACKPLNLLLLGEEQALSLGLSIQLTRLYLIVSSSLLAGTVTAFCGPIAFLGVAVPHLGRALFRTLDHRVLVPASILLGALLALVADGVAQLPGSQVILPLNAVTALIGAPVLIWLMLRRNPVR
- a CDS encoding metallophosphoesterase, whose product is MPLTLAQITDTHLLTDPTAQLRGCNPWQSFRSVLREVAQCQPDGLLLTGDLADRGDRAAYEQLREAIAPLHLPVYWVPGNHDDDATAQAILQGTQYRGPQRQGLESIDLGSWRLLLLNSVLPGAQFGEGALAPATLRSLRTELTRHRHQPTALALHHHPVPTGIDWLDQMQVQNADALLALLNGFSQVQLILFGHIHQAFHRPLQTQTGAIACYGCPSTGLQVTPSTPTPDHHWPGFRLLTLHPSGSYHTEIRRVPSPAPT